A region from the Benincasa hispida cultivar B227 chromosome 10, ASM972705v1, whole genome shotgun sequence genome encodes:
- the LOC120088287 gene encoding histone H4, producing the protein MSGRGKGGKGLGKGGAKRHRKVLRDNIQGITKPAIRRLARRGGVKRISGLIYEETRGVLKIFLENVIRDAVTYTEHARRKTVTAMDVVYALKRQGRTLYGFGG; encoded by the coding sequence ATGTCTGGACGAGGGAAGGGAGGCAAGGGCTTGGGAAAAGGAGGAGCTAAGCGTCACAGGAAGGTTTTGAGAGATAACATTCAGGGCATTACCAAGCCTGCAATTCGCCGTTTGGCTCGTAGAGGTGGTGTGAAGCGTATCAGTGGATTGATTTATGAAGAAACCAGAGGGGTTTTGAAGATTTTCCTCGAGAATGTGATTCGTGATGCTGTGACCTATACAGAGCACGCCAGGAGGAAGACGGTGACTGCCATGGATGTGGTTTATGCATTGAAAAGGCAGGGAAGGACTTTGTATGGATTTGGAGGTTAG